In Arthrobacter sp. CDRTa11, one DNA window encodes the following:
- a CDS encoding alpha/beta fold hydrolase: MGAVTVSGLKVTYRRAGSGDPLVLLHGGFGFDSRSWGPQLDALDDEFDVVAWDAPGCGGSDDPPESFSMEQYADSLAEFTKALNLTRPHILGLSFGGALALALYARRRTLPRSLILAGAYAGWAGSLPADEVQRRVKLISEDVTQPPDDWLPKYLPGMLTESAPREMAERTLALMSGIHPRASLTMLRAMANADLRGILPDIDVPTLVLHGERDARSPLAVGKELHTKIPASKLVVLPGVGHLSNIEAADAFNSEVRTFLRSLSSPIRP; this comes from the coding sequence GTGGGCGCAGTTACGGTGTCCGGCCTCAAAGTCACCTACCGGCGTGCGGGATCGGGCGATCCCCTCGTCCTTCTCCATGGCGGCTTTGGATTCGACAGCCGATCCTGGGGCCCGCAGCTCGACGCCCTCGATGACGAGTTCGATGTCGTCGCCTGGGATGCTCCAGGCTGCGGGGGATCCGACGATCCGCCCGAGTCTTTTTCCATGGAACAGTACGCCGACAGCCTGGCCGAGTTTACAAAGGCTCTCAACCTGACTCGCCCGCACATCCTTGGGCTGTCGTTCGGCGGCGCGCTTGCCCTGGCGCTCTATGCACGACGCCGGACCCTGCCCAGAAGCCTGATCCTGGCCGGAGCGTACGCAGGCTGGGCCGGCTCCCTGCCAGCCGACGAGGTGCAGCGGCGCGTCAAGTTGATCAGTGAGGACGTCACGCAGCCTCCCGACGACTGGCTGCCTAAGTACCTGCCGGGCATGCTCACCGAGTCTGCACCGCGAGAAATGGCCGAACGGACACTCGCACTTATGTCCGGTATCCACCCCCGTGCCAGTTTGACCATGCTCCGAGCAATGGCGAATGCCGATCTGCGCGGCATCCTCCCTGATATCGACGTCCCGACGCTGGTGCTGCATGGCGAACGCGACGCTCGATCTCCGCTGGCGGTCGGGAAAGAACTACACACGAAAATACCTGCATCGAAGCTCGTCGTACTCCCCGGCGTCGGACACCTGAGCAACATAGAGGCCGCCGACGCCTTCAATTCCGAGGTGAGGACGTTCCTGCGTTCGCTCAGCAGCCCCATCCGACCTTGA
- a CDS encoding DinB family protein, translating to MDQKADLLGYLRLRRADLLAKLDGLGEYDIRRPMTPTGTNLLGLVKHVGGVQLEYFSGVFGRPHNRDLPWLTGDSDVDADMWATADESRADILDFYGFSCRHSDATIEQLTLDSLGEVSWWTPERRSVTLHQILVHMCVEAARHAGHADILRELIDGTVGNGPQDPNLPGRTSEEWAAFRTQIETAAREAGG from the coding sequence ATGGATCAAAAAGCTGACCTGCTTGGATACCTTCGCCTTCGAAGGGCGGACCTTCTCGCGAAACTTGATGGCCTTGGGGAGTACGATATTCGCCGGCCTATGACGCCCACGGGCACCAATCTCCTTGGCTTGGTGAAGCACGTCGGCGGTGTGCAATTGGAATACTTCAGTGGAGTATTCGGGAGGCCGCATAACCGGGACCTTCCCTGGCTAACTGGAGACTCGGATGTTGATGCCGATATGTGGGCCACGGCAGATGAGAGTCGGGCAGATATCCTCGACTTCTACGGCTTCTCTTGCCGGCATAGCGACGCGACGATAGAGCAACTCACTTTGGATTCTTTGGGTGAAGTAAGTTGGTGGACGCCCGAACGCCGCAGCGTAACCCTGCATCAGATCCTGGTCCACATGTGCGTTGAGGCAGCGCGGCACGCCGGGCATGCCGACATCCTGCGAGAGTTGATCGACGGCACAGTGGGCAACGGTCCCCAAGATCCCAATCTGCCGGGCCGCACCTCAGAAGAATGGGCTGCCTTTCGAACTCAGATCGAGACGGCAGCACGCGAGGCAGGGGGCTAG
- a CDS encoding LysR family transcriptional regulator, translated as MDVELRYLRALVAVVEAQTFTDAAIDLGTSQAAVSRSVAALERALGVRILQRTTRSITPTPAGERIIEHARRVLSEIALLERAARDQNSELKIGYAWSALGARTAALQREWALTHPDVSLVWVQTYAASGGLEDGSSDVAIVRRPISDNRFAATFIGEEGRYAAVAAEDPLARRRFLRMADFAGRTLAVDLRTGTTTEDLWTGSARPASLRQVQGVDEWLMLISTGQAIGMSSEATAAQNPRPGVVYRLVRDAPSISVFLVSRRGDPSALAADFTRLARKTFGPDGTAETM; from the coding sequence ATGGATGTAGAACTGCGGTACCTTCGTGCTCTGGTGGCGGTAGTGGAAGCCCAAACGTTCACCGACGCCGCCATCGACCTCGGAACGTCACAGGCCGCGGTGTCCCGGTCCGTTGCGGCGCTGGAACGGGCGCTGGGTGTGCGCATTCTGCAAAGGACAACGCGCAGCATCACACCCACTCCTGCCGGGGAACGGATCATTGAACACGCCCGGCGCGTCCTGTCCGAGATCGCGCTCCTTGAACGTGCAGCCAGGGATCAAAACAGTGAACTGAAAATAGGGTATGCATGGTCGGCGCTGGGTGCCCGGACCGCAGCCCTGCAACGGGAATGGGCACTGACCCACCCGGATGTGAGCCTGGTGTGGGTCCAGACATATGCCGCATCGGGAGGGTTGGAGGACGGCTCCTCTGACGTTGCTATCGTTCGGCGTCCGATCAGTGATAACCGCTTTGCTGCCACATTCATCGGCGAGGAAGGCCGCTATGCGGCCGTGGCCGCAGAGGATCCACTGGCGCGGAGGCGTTTCCTCCGGATGGCAGACTTCGCCGGGCGTACGCTGGCCGTCGACCTGCGCACCGGAACTACCACGGAAGACCTCTGGACAGGATCGGCGCGGCCGGCATCGCTGCGCCAGGTGCAAGGCGTCGATGAATGGCTGATGCTTATCTCCACCGGGCAAGCCATCGGGATGTCCTCAGAGGCCACCGCAGCGCAGAATCCGCGGCCGGGCGTCGTGTACCGGCTCGTCCGTGATGCCCCGTCAATCTCGGTGTTCCTTGTCTCTCGGCGTGGCGATCCTTCAGCCCTTGCCGCAGATTTCACCAGGCTTGCCCGGAAAACGTTCGGCCCTGACGGCACGGCTGAGACGATGTGA
- a CDS encoding EamA family transporter, translating into MEAQPLHGTAQEHQGQAIHRSSSSITRGVLGMTGSGLSNQIGAGIGAHAFPVIGPAGVVAVRQFVAAAILLPVARPAFHRFTWQQWWPILLLGVATALMNICLYVAIDRIGLGLAVTLEFLGPLAVALLASRSRWDLVCGLSAGMGVYVLVMPGPSSDFVGVGIGLAAAVCWAAYILLNRVAGQRLPGLQAPAAGTLVSLVFYLPVAGYLLMQGVFTGPALLYAVAAGVLCSVIPYAADLVALRHVPAGFFGVFMSINPILAALSGTVILGQVLVLHQWVGIGMIVAANAVAIWLAGRRTGTVGPPVQAS; encoded by the coding sequence ATGGAAGCTCAGCCACTACACGGTACGGCCCAGGAACACCAAGGCCAGGCGATTCACCGGTCCAGCTCGTCGATTACCCGTGGTGTCCTCGGCATGACAGGAAGCGGGCTCAGCAATCAGATTGGCGCCGGGATCGGTGCACATGCCTTTCCCGTCATCGGACCGGCGGGCGTTGTGGCCGTTCGGCAGTTTGTGGCTGCCGCGATACTCCTCCCCGTTGCCCGCCCGGCCTTCCATCGGTTCACCTGGCAGCAATGGTGGCCCATACTCCTGCTGGGAGTGGCCACCGCACTGATGAACATTTGCCTTTATGTTGCCATCGACCGAATCGGGCTGGGGCTTGCCGTCACCCTGGAGTTCCTTGGACCATTGGCCGTTGCGCTACTGGCCTCAAGGAGCCGTTGGGATCTGGTCTGTGGGCTCAGTGCCGGCATGGGTGTGTATGTTCTCGTCATGCCCGGTCCCAGCAGTGACTTCGTCGGTGTTGGCATCGGCCTGGCCGCCGCCGTTTGCTGGGCAGCGTACATCCTCTTGAACAGAGTCGCCGGGCAGCGGCTGCCAGGTCTGCAGGCTCCTGCCGCGGGGACACTGGTATCCCTGGTTTTCTACCTTCCCGTGGCTGGCTATCTCCTAATGCAAGGAGTGTTTACCGGTCCCGCGCTTCTGTACGCCGTCGCGGCCGGAGTCCTTTGCTCGGTAATTCCCTATGCCGCCGATCTCGTCGCACTCCGCCACGTGCCTGCCGGATTCTTCGGCGTCTTCATGAGCATCAACCCCATCCTCGCCGCACTCTCAGGAACGGTAATACTGGGACAGGTCCTCGTACTCCACCAATGGGTGGGCATAGGGATGATCGTTGCCGCGAACGCCGTGGCTATCTGGCTGGCAGGGCGCAGAACCGGGACTGTCGGGCCCCCGGTTCAAGCGTCCTGA
- a CDS encoding lipoate--protein ligase family protein has translation MTIREFSPMQDAERGPLALTVVRQEHSLGAAQDLEFGLDVLGMAKTGRIGPTLRLYRPKPTVAFGQRDTRLPGFEAAARACRDHGFEPLVRKAGGRAAAYHQGTLVVDHVEPHTDAIAGSKGRFSFFGELLAQALRDAGVQAAVGEIPGEYCPGEFSVHGTDPDDGAHQVKLIGTAQRVVAGGWLFSSVIVVEDSAPIRAVLTDSYAALGLDWDPATAGAVNDLVPGLDVPAIEDAVLATYARHASLRYAEFGNYFQDA, from the coding sequence ATGACCATCAGGGAGTTCAGCCCCATGCAGGACGCCGAGCGCGGACCCCTTGCCCTCACGGTGGTGCGGCAGGAGCACTCGCTCGGGGCGGCACAGGACCTTGAGTTCGGGCTTGACGTGCTTGGCATGGCAAAGACCGGCCGCATCGGTCCGACCCTGAGGCTGTACCGTCCCAAACCAACCGTGGCATTCGGTCAACGGGACACCCGTCTGCCCGGCTTCGAAGCCGCCGCCCGGGCGTGCCGGGATCATGGGTTTGAACCGTTGGTCCGCAAAGCCGGCGGTCGTGCCGCGGCGTACCACCAGGGGACCCTGGTGGTAGATCACGTGGAGCCCCACACCGACGCGATTGCCGGTTCCAAGGGCAGGTTCAGTTTCTTTGGCGAACTGCTGGCGCAGGCCCTGCGGGACGCAGGAGTCCAGGCCGCCGTCGGCGAAATCCCGGGGGAGTACTGCCCCGGGGAGTTCAGCGTCCACGGCACTGATCCGGACGACGGCGCCCATCAGGTGAAGCTCATAGGCACGGCACAGCGGGTGGTGGCCGGCGGGTGGCTGTTCAGTTCGGTGATCGTGGTGGAGGATTCTGCCCCCATCCGCGCAGTGCTGACTGACAGTTACGCCGCCCTTGGCCTTGACTGGGATCCCGCAACGGCCGGGGCGGTCAACGACCTTGTTCCGGGCCTGGACGTCCCCGCCATTGAGGACGCCGTCCTTGCCACCTATGCCAGGCACGCCTCGCTCCGGTATGCCGAGTTCGGCAATTATTTTCAGGACGCTTGA
- a CDS encoding thioesterase family protein, whose amino-acid sequence MTKELPELAEGNFYYQALGGGRFRSTIHAQGAWNEHEQHMAPASGLMADVLERHHPRGDMRLARLSYEILGLIPGGEFQIETTTLRPGRTIELLQAELVANGRVAIRATGWRMITSDTSAVAAVEDSAIQGPDECKPYDGASVWPGGYIRSLEMRVAEGHRPGAGKVWLRTEHPLTDQDDSGDLARLMGMVDTANGIAARVPPGKDSYAFPNLDLQIHMYRRPDGEWLGLDNAVTFGADGIGLTSTVLHDLQGPFGRAEQILTLRRS is encoded by the coding sequence TTGACCAAAGAACTGCCCGAACTTGCCGAAGGCAACTTCTACTACCAGGCGCTTGGCGGCGGCCGTTTCCGCTCCACCATCCATGCCCAGGGGGCGTGGAACGAGCACGAACAGCACATGGCGCCCGCCTCCGGACTGATGGCGGACGTCCTGGAACGACACCACCCCCGCGGGGACATGCGGCTGGCCCGGCTGAGCTACGAGATCCTGGGACTCATTCCCGGCGGAGAATTCCAGATCGAAACCACCACCCTCCGCCCCGGACGCACCATCGAGCTCCTCCAGGCCGAGCTCGTCGCCAACGGCCGTGTTGCCATCCGCGCCACCGGCTGGCGGATGATTACCAGTGACACGAGCGCCGTTGCCGCCGTCGAGGATTCTGCCATTCAGGGACCGGACGAATGCAAGCCGTACGACGGCGCGAGCGTCTGGCCCGGCGGCTACATCCGCTCACTGGAGATGCGTGTGGCGGAAGGCCACCGGCCAGGAGCCGGCAAGGTCTGGCTGCGCACCGAACACCCGCTCACAGATCAGGACGACAGCGGCGACCTCGCCCGGCTGATGGGCATGGTGGACACCGCCAACGGCATTGCCGCCCGGGTCCCGCCCGGCAAGGACAGCTACGCCTTCCCCAATCTGGACCTGCAGATTCACATGTATCGCAGGCCCGACGGCGAGTGGCTGGGACTGGACAACGCGGTCACCTTCGGCGCGGACGGGATCGGCCTCACGTCCACGGTCCTGCACGATCTTCAGGGACCCTTTGGGCGTGCGGAACAGATTCTGACGCTGCGCAGATCGTGA
- a CDS encoding endonuclease/exonuclease/phosphatase family protein: protein MRVISYNLRKHKASGELLALARNFEIDALCLQEVDSSDLPETLGPLHLADTTKGNRLGLAIYYRTSRFTALDTQSFALKKSMHDRVLAPAHERLIGTRVVDNETEHELVIGSFHAAPLTASNSLRRKQIHAAHAELLTMGSGLMTLMVGDFNYPFFTKNLHAHMKDSGYALSLSDRRTYTRYKVFRGHFDFATSLGLDIGNVETLPRGKSDHLPILVTAEYGKDY, encoded by the coding sequence ATGCGCGTCATCAGCTACAACCTTCGCAAGCACAAAGCGAGCGGCGAGCTTCTCGCGCTCGCCCGAAATTTCGAGATCGATGCCTTGTGCCTGCAAGAGGTGGATTCCAGCGACCTGCCGGAAACCCTCGGGCCGCTGCACCTGGCTGATACCACCAAGGGAAACCGCCTTGGTCTCGCCATCTACTACCGCACCAGCCGCTTCACGGCCTTGGATACCCAGTCCTTTGCGCTGAAGAAGTCCATGCATGACAGGGTGCTTGCGCCGGCGCACGAGCGCCTCATCGGCACCAGGGTGGTGGACAACGAGACGGAGCACGAACTGGTGATCGGTTCCTTCCATGCCGCACCGCTGACCGCCTCCAATTCGCTGCGGCGGAAGCAGATCCACGCCGCCCATGCGGAACTCCTGACCATGGGCAGCGGCCTGATGACACTGATGGTTGGCGACTTCAACTATCCGTTCTTTACCAAGAACCTCCATGCCCACATGAAGGACTCCGGATACGCGCTGTCCCTCAGTGACCGCCGGACGTACACGCGCTACAAGGTGTTCCGGGGCCACTTCGACTTCGCCACATCCCTGGGACTGGACATCGGAAACGTGGAAACCCTGCCGCGGGGCAAGTCCGATCACCTGCCGATTCTGGTAACGGCCGAGTACGGCAAGGACTACTGA
- a CDS encoding class I SAM-dependent methyltransferase, whose protein sequence is MELYDTDNPDGPDHDFFRAVTNEAGAETVVDLGCGTGILTVTFCREDRKVIGIDPSPAMLGYARRRPGAGQVAWILGDSSAIGDSAADVVVMSGNVAQHITGAAWRRALRDIHRGLRPGGVLAFERRNVLARSWENWTKEKTLTTRDSIIGQLMEWKEVSSMDGAGIVTLTCHNVLMDTGEDIVETLSLSFLSQAQVVSDLDAAGFDVTGVWRNWTREPVEEKSPLMVFEATRRH, encoded by the coding sequence GTGGAGCTGTACGACACGGATAACCCTGACGGCCCCGATCACGATTTCTTTCGGGCTGTGACAAATGAGGCCGGCGCAGAGACCGTCGTCGATCTTGGCTGTGGCACCGGAATTCTGACCGTGACCTTCTGCCGAGAGGACCGTAAGGTCATCGGGATCGATCCGTCTCCGGCAATGCTCGGCTACGCACGCAGGCGGCCGGGAGCCGGCCAGGTTGCCTGGATCTTGGGCGATTCCTCAGCGATTGGGGATTCAGCGGCAGACGTGGTGGTCATGAGCGGCAATGTTGCCCAACACATCACGGGCGCGGCTTGGCGGCGTGCCTTGCGCGACATCCATCGGGGACTTCGGCCCGGCGGCGTACTGGCTTTCGAGCGGCGAAACGTTCTGGCCCGTTCCTGGGAGAACTGGACCAAGGAGAAGACCCTTACTACCCGCGATTCCATCATCGGCCAACTGATGGAATGGAAGGAGGTTTCTTCAATGGATGGGGCAGGCATCGTGACTCTGACCTGCCACAACGTCCTGATGGACACCGGGGAGGATATCGTGGAGACGCTGTCATTGTCATTCCTGAGCCAGGCCCAGGTAGTCAGCGATTTGGATGCTGCCGGCTTTGACGTGACCGGCGTCTGGAGGAACTGGACCCGGGAACCGGTGGAGGAAAAGAGCCCCCTGATGGTGTTCGAAGCCACGCGGCGTCATTAG
- a CDS encoding NUDIX domain-containing protein: MDHSLAGTSPGATPPNTALQGPDLQEAALERPPVRTGPRDPGDAWVEGEHGRFWGRFGAAGVLAYDPGKGVLLQHRAAWSHNGGTWGLPGGALHEGEDAVAGALREAYEEAAVPSASVSVLFTSVLDLGYWSYTTVVLLVTDAFDPVISDPESIELQWVPLAEVATKELHPGFAASWPALRPKMLDLTAGRP, translated from the coding sequence ATGGATCACTCATTGGCTGGCACGTCGCCAGGTGCGACCCCACCGAACACCGCGCTCCAGGGCCCGGACTTACAGGAGGCAGCGCTGGAGCGGCCGCCCGTGCGGACAGGCCCCCGGGACCCTGGTGACGCCTGGGTTGAGGGGGAGCACGGACGTTTTTGGGGCAGGTTCGGCGCAGCCGGAGTCCTGGCCTATGATCCCGGCAAGGGGGTGCTTCTCCAGCACCGGGCGGCCTGGAGCCACAACGGTGGAACGTGGGGGCTGCCGGGCGGAGCCCTGCACGAGGGCGAAGACGCCGTGGCAGGTGCCCTGCGGGAAGCGTACGAGGAAGCCGCGGTGCCTTCAGCGAGCGTCAGTGTCCTCTTTACGTCGGTCCTTGACCTCGGCTACTGGTCCTACACGACGGTGGTTCTGCTCGTGACGGACGCTTTTGATCCCGTGATCAGCGATCCGGAGAGCATCGAGCTGCAGTGGGTTCCGCTGGCTGAGGTGGCCACAAAGGAACTGCACCCCGGATTCGCAGCGTCCTGGCCCGCCCTGCGCCCCAAAATGCTGGACCTCACGGCGGGCCGGCCGTAA
- a CDS encoding DUF1918 domain-containing protein: protein MEAMQGDRIIVRGRTVGASDRHGVIVEVRGEEGHPPYLIRFDDGHETVMYPGGDFAVERVHEDGHTG, encoded by the coding sequence ATGGAGGCAATGCAGGGCGACCGCATCATCGTTCGGGGGAGGACTGTTGGAGCATCTGACCGGCACGGGGTGATCGTTGAGGTCCGCGGGGAGGAAGGCCATCCGCCGTATCTCATCCGTTTTGATGACGGACACGAAACCGTGATGTATCCCGGCGGTGATTTCGCCGTCGAACGCGTTCACGAAGACGGCCACACGGGGTAG
- a CDS encoding metallophosphoesterase family protein, producing MPLNLLLVSDTHVPNRARALPRQVWAAVENADVVFHAGDWVTAALLDEFEQRSRRLVGVYGNNDGPELRSRLPESTAVALEGVKFAVIHETGPAKGREGRCDEQFPTADVLVFGHSHIPWDTTSPGGLRLLNPGSPTDRRRQPVCTYMTAVADAGNLRDVRLMEVSRD from the coding sequence ATGCCACTGAACCTTCTGCTGGTCTCCGATACGCACGTCCCGAACCGCGCCCGGGCACTCCCCCGGCAGGTGTGGGCCGCCGTCGAAAATGCCGATGTGGTGTTCCATGCCGGTGACTGGGTCACAGCTGCGCTCCTGGACGAATTCGAGCAGCGAAGCCGCCGGCTGGTGGGCGTCTATGGCAACAACGACGGACCTGAACTGCGCAGCAGGCTTCCCGAAAGCACAGCCGTGGCCCTTGAGGGGGTTAAGTTCGCGGTCATCCATGAAACGGGCCCGGCGAAAGGCCGGGAAGGACGCTGCGATGAGCAGTTCCCCACGGCAGACGTCCTGGTCTTCGGACACTCGCACATCCCCTGGGACACCACCTCGCCGGGCGGGCTGCGGCTGCTGAATCCGGGTTCGCCCACCGACCGCCGCCGGCAGCCCGTGTGCACCTACATGACCGCAGTGGCCGACGCCGGCAATCTGCGGGACGTCCGCCTGATGGAGGTTAGCAGGGACTGA
- a CDS encoding glucose 1-dehydrogenase, whose protein sequence is MTDQYTFRNPVTAYEKISPPEQHQPEPGLDAELQPKADLGEETYRGTGRLDGRKAIVTGADSGIGAAAAIAFAREGADVVLSYLPQEETDASRIAALVEAAGRKAIKVPGDLKDPAACRDLVDTAVAVLGSIDILVNNAGKQVAQEDLTQITDEQFDHTLKTNVYAMFWLSKAAIPHMPAGSTIINTTSIQAYNPSPTLVDYATTKASINNFTKGLAQQLAPKGIRVNAVAPGPIWTPLQVSSGQPKEALPEFGQSTPLGRAGQPAELAPAYVFLASPESSFVIGETLNVNGGNPTP, encoded by the coding sequence ATGACGGACCAGTACACCTTCCGAAATCCAGTAACGGCGTATGAAAAGATCTCCCCGCCGGAACAGCACCAGCCAGAGCCCGGCCTGGACGCCGAACTGCAGCCAAAGGCGGATCTGGGCGAGGAAACCTACCGCGGTACCGGACGCCTCGATGGCCGCAAGGCGATCGTCACGGGCGCTGACTCGGGGATCGGGGCTGCGGCGGCCATCGCGTTCGCCCGGGAAGGGGCCGACGTCGTTCTGTCCTATTTGCCCCAGGAGGAGACTGACGCATCACGCATCGCCGCCCTGGTTGAAGCGGCAGGCCGCAAAGCGATTAAAGTCCCGGGTGACCTCAAGGATCCCGCCGCTTGCCGTGATTTGGTGGACACCGCCGTCGCCGTCCTGGGCAGCATAGACATCCTGGTCAACAATGCGGGAAAGCAGGTGGCCCAGGAGGACCTCACCCAGATCACCGACGAGCAGTTTGACCACACGCTGAAGACCAACGTTTATGCCATGTTCTGGCTCAGCAAGGCAGCCATCCCGCACATGCCGGCCGGTTCAACCATCATCAACACCACGTCAATCCAGGCGTACAACCCGTCGCCCACACTGGTGGACTACGCCACCACCAAGGCCAGCATCAACAACTTCACCAAGGGCCTTGCCCAGCAACTGGCTCCCAAGGGCATCCGCGTGAATGCCGTGGCCCCGGGGCCTATCTGGACGCCGCTGCAGGTCAGCAGCGGCCAGCCGAAGGAAGCCCTGCCGGAGTTCGGGCAGTCCACTCCCCTGGGCCGCGCCGGTCAACCGGCCGAGCTGGCGCCGGCATATGTATTCTTGGCATCTCCCGAATCCAGCTTTGTGATCGGAGAAACGTTGAACGTCAACGGCGGCAATCCGACGCCGTAA
- a CDS encoding DUF1810 domain-containing protein — protein sequence MADAFNLERFVAAQDSGGTYEQALSELQLGKKTGHWMWFIFPQLAGLGNSEMSQRYAIGSLEEARAYLEHSVLGPRLLECAQALTDFADRTAEEILGAIDARKLHSSMTLFLRAAPGETVFKAVLAQFFDGLPDEATDSLLRSDEE from the coding sequence ATGGCTGACGCGTTCAATCTGGAACGGTTCGTCGCCGCGCAGGACAGCGGCGGAACCTACGAGCAGGCCCTGTCCGAGCTGCAACTCGGCAAGAAGACCGGGCACTGGATGTGGTTCATCTTTCCGCAGCTCGCAGGCCTTGGCAATAGCGAGATGTCGCAGCGGTACGCCATCGGCTCGCTGGAAGAAGCCCGGGCCTATCTTGAGCACAGCGTGCTGGGCCCACGGCTGCTGGAGTGCGCCCAGGCCCTCACAGACTTTGCAGACAGGACGGCCGAGGAAATCCTCGGCGCCATCGACGCGCGGAAACTCCATTCCTCCATGACGCTGTTCCTGCGCGCAGCCCCGGGGGAGACGGTGTTCAAGGCGGTGCTGGCGCAATTCTTCGACGGCCTGCCTGACGAAGCCACCGATTCGCTGCTCCGCTCGGACGAAGAGTAA
- a CDS encoding DNA alkylation repair protein encodes MSDPADFIDAALQREGSWRRAEEAKARWGSAVQFYGSSVGAVRGTVRDALRRYPDLQHDDVTALSSELWAVPVFERRLAAVVLLQTKVRLLRNSDLTRIEGFIRSARLEALVDPLAVDVVGPLLANLAPGEPVRGQAVVDRWVHDPDAWLRRAALLVPLQALRSGSGDWDAFVRLAGRMLEQGAGRADGEVIQDAISFVVSEMAKRRPDLRLNSPPGGHHG; translated from the coding sequence ATGAGCGATCCAGCCGACTTCATCGACGCGGCCCTGCAGCGTGAGGGTTCCTGGCGGCGGGCGGAGGAGGCCAAGGCGCGATGGGGCAGCGCTGTGCAGTTCTACGGCTCATCCGTCGGCGCTGTCCGGGGGACTGTGCGCGACGCCCTTAGGCGCTATCCGGATCTTCAGCACGATGACGTCACTGCCCTGAGCTCGGAACTTTGGGCGGTCCCGGTGTTCGAACGCCGTCTGGCGGCCGTGGTCCTGCTGCAAACCAAGGTCCGGCTGTTGAGGAATTCCGACCTGACCAGGATCGAAGGCTTCATCCGGTCCGCTCGGCTGGAGGCTTTGGTGGACCCACTGGCCGTGGACGTTGTGGGGCCGCTGCTTGCCAACCTGGCGCCGGGTGAACCGGTCCGCGGCCAGGCTGTCGTGGACCGCTGGGTCCATGACCCGGACGCCTGGCTCCGCCGCGCCGCCCTTCTTGTGCCGCTGCAGGCGCTCAGGTCCGGAAGTGGTGACTGGGATGCCTTCGTCCGCCTTGCTGGGCGGATGCTGGAGCAGGGCGCCGGGCGGGCGGACGGTGAAGTGATCCAGGACGCTATATCCTTCGTAGTGTCCGAGATGGCAAAAAGGAGGCCCGACCTCCGGCTCAACTCACCCCCGGGAGGGCACCATGGCTGA
- a CDS encoding TraR/DksA family transcriptional regulator, giving the protein MADFERFRILLEEERQRKLALLPALRADISSANAARQDSNVDDEHDPEGATIAFELSQASALLKQSSAGLAEIEAALERIAHGSYGTCAVCGKPIAEGRLEARPWTAVCIAHASGKRTAE; this is encoded by the coding sequence ATGGCTGATTTTGAACGGTTTCGGATCCTGCTGGAGGAAGAGCGGCAGCGCAAACTGGCGCTGCTTCCGGCCCTCCGGGCGGACATCAGTTCAGCCAACGCAGCCCGGCAGGACTCCAATGTGGATGACGAACATGACCCGGAAGGCGCCACTATCGCCTTTGAACTTTCCCAGGCTTCGGCCCTGCTGAAACAGAGCAGCGCCGGGCTCGCCGAGATCGAAGCGGCCCTGGAAAGGATTGCCCACGGCAGTTACGGAACTTGTGCCGTATGCGGAAAACCGATTGCAGAGGGCCGGCTCGAGGCACGTCCCTGGACTGCTGTGTGTATCGCCCACGCGAGCGGCAAGCGGACGGCGGAATGA
- a CDS encoding cupin domain-containing protein, with amino-acid sequence MPANVVTQLEVKSHNSPDEKRRPDKTEVDVVTVGDYTLGRFTFQPGWRWSECIKPVVHTESCQNSHVGFCVSGDLVVETTDGNRINISAGDSYTIPPGHDSWVEGNQDFVAVEFMSAAEFAKAPVDSA; translated from the coding sequence ATGCCTGCCAATGTGGTCACGCAACTGGAAGTTAAATCCCACAATTCACCCGATGAAAAAAGGCGTCCGGACAAGACAGAAGTGGACGTTGTAACGGTCGGAGACTATACGCTGGGACGTTTCACGTTCCAGCCGGGGTGGCGTTGGTCTGAGTGCATCAAGCCCGTTGTTCACACGGAATCCTGCCAGAACAGCCATGTGGGTTTTTGCGTTTCCGGGGACCTTGTGGTCGAAACAACAGACGGCAACCGCATCAACATCAGTGCCGGTGACTCGTACACCATTCCACCCGGCCACGATTCCTGGGTTGAAGGCAACCAGGACTTTGTTGCAGTTGAATTTATGAGCGCCGCCGAATTTGCCAAGGCGCCCGTGGACTCCGCCTAG